Within the Corynebacterium sp. sy039 genome, the region AGACGGGTCACAAAGTGATTTTCTTGGCGCAAAATACTAAGAATCTTAGCTAGATCAGCGCTTTTTGTGCTGGATACATCCAAACCAGCAACAGAGATCTGCCCACTGTCAATGCCCAGTAAGCGCCCAATCATGGTTAGGAGGGTAGATTTTCCAGCACCGTTGGGCCCCACTAAAGCAGTGATACCGCCTGCGGGAATCTCTAAAGTCACTGGACCGATCTGCACTGATTCTTCTGAGCGAGAATCATATTTTTTGCTAACGGCGTTGAGTTTTATCACAAACGTCCCCTTCTCAGCAGTACAAACAAAAACACAGAGCCTCCGACGAATTCAATAATGATGGATACTGTGCCTTGAGCATAGAAAATGTGATTCATCACAAAATATGCGCCAGTCAAAATAACAAACCCTAATGCCACAGCAAGAGGAAAAATATAGCGATGGTCAAAAGACCCAGCTAACTGGTAAGTCAAGGTAGCAACGAGGAAACCTAGGAAAGTCATGGGCCCCACAAGGGCTGTGGACACCGCCATGAGGATAGACACCATCACAAGAATAAAAATGGATAGTCTTTTATGGTTGACTCCTAGATTTGTTGCTGCCTCACGCCCTAGCAAGAGCACATTCATTTTCCGAGAACACAACACAATAGCAACCCCGGCGCAGAGGCACAGCGGAATGGCAATGGGATAATACTCAGAGTCTGCATTGGTGACTGAGCCGAAGAGGCGCGTCGTGAGCAAATCAAACTCACTGGGGGTGAGCAGTCTTTGCATAAATGCAGATAGGGAACCTAATCCCCCGCCGATGACCACACCGATTAAGAGCATGGCATGGATATTGGCGTGCTTGCTTGTCAGCAGCCAGGAATACAGCAGCAGAGACAACGCCACCATGAGCACTATTTGCAGCACAAACATTCCTGTGGTGCTGGCTTGAATGAAGCCAACGGCGCCGAAGAGAAAAATCGTGGTGGTGTGGATAGCCCGGTAGAGGGACTCAAAGCCCATGATGGAGGGGGTGACAATGCGGTTATTGGTCACTGTTTGGAAAGCAACTGTGGCTATTCCTTGACAGAAAGCCACAATCGCCATAGCGATCACACCGTCGAGACGATGCTTAGCGATAAGCCAAAACGCCCTGGTTCCAAACTCCACAGGGTTCTTGTACGCCAACAGTCCAGCCGCACACCCCACGCCCACGACGAACACCGCACACAAAATCAACCAATAACGCCACCTGGCTTGTGCGGAATGAAAAGGCCCTGAGCTGGCGGTTCTAGCCACTGAAACTGCTTTAGCCACGACGAGCTCCCCTCACAATCAGCACCACAAACACAACAGCACCAATGACACCAAGAATGACAGATACAGGAATCTCAAAAGGAGAAATAATGGTGCGAGCCAGCAGGTCACAGGTGGTAATCAGAGCAATTCCAGCAAGGCACACCCAAGGTAGATTGCTGCGAACATCGTCGCCGCGCCACATGCTGACGATATTAGGCACAATCAATCCCAGAAAGGGCAAACTTCCGACAACAACAGTGACCACGCCAGTAGCAATAGCAATAAGCCCAGTAGCAATAATCACAATGCGGTTATAATTCAAGCCCACATTAGTGGCTACGTCCTCGCCAAGACCAGCAATGGTCAAACGGTCAGCAAGAATAAAAACAGCGATCACAATAGCTAAGACCAGCCATAACACCTCATATTGTCCTTTATAGACGGAGGTGAAACTCCCCTGAAACCACACTCCGAGGGATTGCAAAGTGTCCGTTTTGAGAGCAAAGAACATAGACACGGAGCTCACCACCGCCCCCAGCATGATTCCGATAATGGGAACGACGAGGGAAGAACGCAAAGAGATGCGTCGTAAGAATAAAAAGAAAACCATGGTGCCAATGAAAGAAAAAATCACTGCGCACACCATCTTCCCGAGGATGGAAGAACCTGGTACAAAGACCATAGCGAAGAGCAAACCCAACCCAGCCCACTCGGTCGTGCCTGTGGTTGTGGGTTCCACAAAGCGGTTCTGGGTGATGAGCTGCATAACCAGACCGCTCATTGCCATAGCCGCACCGGAGAGGACAAGAGCCACAGTGCGTGGGATGCGGATACTGAGGAAAATCTCGCGCCCATCGCCTTTGCTGAAAATATCGTACTCGCCTGTCAGCAGGGACAGTAGGAGCAAAAACGCTACTGCCACTATGCCTAGCAGGAGTGTCCAGTTAAAAAGTGCGCCGCCCGTACGAAAAGTACCAGAACCACGAGGCGTAGCGGAAGCACGAGAAACAGGGCTGAGTTGGGGTTGGGTGCTCATGTAGCGTTATTTCTTCGCCTCGAAAGAATCAGCAATAGAGTTCAAGATCTCGGTGTAGGTGATGATGGACTCATTGGTGTAGGTATCCTCAGGAGCCAACACAGTTTTCTCATCTTTAATTGCCGCCACATTACCCAGTGCTGGGTTGTTCTTGATGACATCCAAGGCCGGGGTGTAGCCGTCCTTGCCTTTGCTGATGGCGCCGTCGCGGTCAAGAACAAAAATCCAGTCAGGGTTAGATTCAGCGATTGTTTCTGGGGAAATGTCATCACCCTTGTGGTTATCAGAGGCATTAGGAACCTCTAGTGCAGGCTTAAGACCTAGCAGGTCAAATACCGGACCCCATACACGGCCAGTGCTAGGCGCTACATACCCAATCTGACCACCGGAAACATTCACAGCCATGACGGTATCGTTGCCGTTATATGCTTTCTTAGCGCGCTCTACAGCCTTATCAAAGTCTTCGATCAACTTCTGGGCTTCATCTTCTTTGTCGAAGATTTTTCCTAGCTCGGTGACTTGGCGCTTAAGCTCATCGGCAAATGGCTCCCCTTCGCGAGGCTCCAGCTCAACAATAGGGGTATCTGGATTCATTTCTTTGATTTGCTCGTAGGAGCGCCCAAAACGCTGACCATTGATAATGAGGTCAGGTTCCGCTGCGACGATCACCTCAAGATTTGGTTCCTTATGAGAACCAATATCGAGAATCTCATCATCATTTTTGTAGTCAGGAATGGTGGACGGAACAAGCATTTTGGGGGCAGCTACCAGTTTCACACCCCACTGGTCGAGAACCTCAAAAGTGCGGTTATCAGTGGACACAGGGCGTGAAACTGGAGTTTTGATTTCCACAATGCCGTGGTTATCGGTGATACTCAGGGTTGCATTCTCCGCCGCAACCGATGTGGCGTTCGAGGTTTTCTCGCTGGATTTTTCTTGAGCAGAATCCGAAGCGCCTTGGGAACAAGCAGTTAGCGCAATACTTGCGGTAGCAACGACGACGGCGAGTTTAGAAAACTTAGTAAACATTCTTTCCTTTTCTCGAGGGGTCACAGATTTTTGCTTATCGACGCTCACCTAAATTTTTGGCTTGGGTGTTCGTCGACAAGCACATACATCTCATTACCGCGTACATTTTAGCTAGGCTAACCTAATTAGTCCAATATGTTTTTGGGGAAACATACAAAAATGCTCTGCACTGCGGAAAACGCAATACAGAGCATGAATAAAAAGCGAAAGACAGTCAGTGTTGCCTAAACTTTAGCCGATGTAAGCAGGAACAGCTGCGTTGTCACCAGTAGCACCAGAAGGTACAGACTTCACAGCCTTACGCTTAGCGTTAGAAGCTAGTGGCTTACCAGTAGGAGCTTTCTTAGCAGCAGAGGTAGTAGCCTTAGCTTTAGGAGCTTCTTTCTTTGCAGGAGCAGCAGGCTTTGGAGCCTCCTTCTTCTCTTCCTTGACAGGAGCAGGAGCTGGAGCAGCAGGCTTTGGCTCTTCCTTCTTCTCCTCTTCCTTAGCAGGAGTGGTAGCTGGAGCAGCAGGCTCCTCTTTCTTCTCTGAAGTAAGCTCTGCAGCGCTTGTCGTAGCAGCTACGTCAGCTGGAGAAGTAGGCGCCTCTTGAGCAGGAGAATTTTCAGGTGCAGCAGGAGCTGGTGCGCATTGCTTAATGCCACCAATTACCTGACATGTTTCACCATTAGAAGTTCCCTGGCTAATACCAGGGTTATTGTCTTCTTTAGCAGGCTTCTGGTCAGCAACTTCCTCTTTGTCAGTTGTGGTAACAGTGGTAGTCACTACTGATTCCTTTGGTGCAGGAGAAGTTGTTGCAGGAGTAGAGGCAGCAGGAGAAGCAGGAGTGTCTTCTTTTTTATCGTCCTTGCCATCAGTGCAGGCCGTAAGACCATCTTTACCACCAGTTGAAGCGCAAATAGCACCGGTAGGCTGAGCATTGACTGTTTCTGTCACAATAAAACCTGGGGAGTTGCCATTACCGCCACCAGCTTGAGCATTAGCGATAGTTACACCGGTAAGAGAAGAAACAGTCAAAGTTGACGCAGCAGCAACAGCTAGTGCACGTCGAGAGAAATGAAACATGAATACATCCTATTTATTCTTAGATTCTCTAAGCACCCGACCAATACAAGATATTTAGATTTCCTGTAATAATGAGGAACTTAGCCAACATATCGAACATTCATTATTGTGGTTAATAAGATTTTCTCAGTCAAGTTACTTGCAAGTCGCTTGAGGAAAGTTTAGCTAAAATTCATCTAGAAAAACACACGAACCCACAACGAGAAAAATAGATAATACTCCGGGCAAACACTTCGTCATGCTTGCGCGGAGTATTTATACAGAAAGAAAATGCTTAGCCGATGTAAGCAGGAACAGCTGCGTTGTCACCAGTAGCACCAGAAGGTACAGACTTCACAGCCTTACGCTTAGCGTTAGAAGCTAGTGGCTTACCGGTAGGAGCCTTCTTAGCGGCAGAGGAAGTAGCCTTAGCTTTAGCCTTAGGAGCTTCTTTCTTTGCAGAAGCAGCAGGCTTTGGAGCCTCCTTCTTCTCTTCCTTGGCAGGAGCAACAGGAGCAGGAACAACAGGCTTTGGCTCTTCCTTCTTCTCCTCTTCCTTAGCAGAAGTGGTAGCAGCAGCCTTGGACTCAGAAGCAGCAGAAGAGGAAGCAGCATTAGACTCAGAAGGCTCTGCATCCGCAGCAGCAGCCTCAGATTCAGAAGGCTTTACGTCCTCAGAAGGAGCTTCTTCTTTGGTGCTAGCAGGAGCCTCGGAATCAGCAGACTCTTCACCCGCAGCAGGAGTCTCAGACTCAGCAGGAGCGTCCTTAGCAGGAGTAGTAGAAGGCGCAGGAGACTGAGGCGCTACATCCTCGGACTCGTTACCCCCCCCCTGAGCAGGAGCAACAGGAGTAGAAGACTTAACGCTTGCATCGCCAGCATCCGGAGTTGAAACATCAGAAGACTTTTCAGAAGCTCCTTGAAGAGAAGCGCCACTTCCTGAAGAAGCGAAAGCAACGCCAGTCAAAGAGGAAACAGCCAAAGTTGATGCAGCAGCAACAGCTAGTGCACGTCGAGAGAAGTGGGACATAGGTACTTCCTATCCTTTTTCTTTTTATTCTTAAACGGATCTAAGCAACTTCATCTACGCAGATAAAGCGCTTGTCTTCATGTCAGACCAGTAACCATTGTTGTGAATAAAATTCGCTCAGTCAAGCCCCAAGCTGAAAGTTTCATAAAAATTTACCCACTTATCACCTCACTAAACCATCAATCAAGCAGCCACAACACCTCCTTAAAAGTCCAAAATGAAAAAACTACCCCAGGGGTGATTCTTCCCCACTGGAGTAGTTTCTAGGATTACTCTTTATGCGCTCATGAGCTACACCGGATCAGCAACAGTGATGATATTGTCCTCATAACCTAAAGTTCCACCCACAAAGCGACCGCCACAGGTAATGAGCACCAACTGGTTTGCGCCTTGATCCCGGTTTACAACCTCAGGCATTTCTGAGCCTTTGAGATAGTGCTGTGGTGCGATGGATACTCGGAATTTCCGTTCTTGGCCATCGACGTTGATTGAGATTTCGTCGCCAAGCTGTAGTTTTGTGAATTGGAAAGCATATCCAGCACCTTGGGAGGCGTCATTAACGTGTCCAGTGATCACAGTGGTGCCGTCATTGGCGTTACTGCCTGGAACAGCAGAGGCAGAATACCAGCCCAGCCGACTAACGTCCTCAGGAGGCAAGAGAGTGCCTGTGTCGGTAAGCTGCACAAAATCAATAGGAGCCTGCGCGCCAGCAATCATCATGGACATTGTGGTTACGTTTTCAGCTTCACCTACTGCCGGAGCTTCTAATGACTGCTGTGCACCTGAGTCATCCACATAGCCGGCGCTGGGACGCTCGAAATTCTCTGTAGTTTCAGAAACACTCGCAGCGCTTGTTTGAGTGGAAGTGGAATCAGTATTCTTCCCTAAGAAAATAAAGCTCACAACCGCAATAATCACCACAACTGCCGCAGCTAACGCGATGAGTATTCCTTTTGATTTTTGGCTTTTTTCTGGCACAAACTGTGCATTCATCTTTTTACCCTTCATTTACCCTTCGGGGTTTATGTCACTTTTTACTCAGGATTTTCCATAAAGAAACCCACATAGCCATTGAGGGATACTACATCACAGCTATGTGGGTGTAAATAGGAGAAAGCAAATCTTTACTTCTCTTTTACTTCTTCATCGTTCCAGTCTCTTGGAAACGCTGATGGAAACTCAATGCTTCACCAAGCAAGTGTGGAGTATGCATGAGCTTGTTCTCCTGAGCGTATGCAAGGGCACGATCATAGTAATCCTGCAAGAGTGGACGGTAATCAGGATGTGCAATGTCGATAATCTTTTGCGCACGACGACGTGGTGGCAAACCACGAAGATCCGCATAACCATACTCAGTGATAATGACCTTGACATCTTGCTCAGTGTGATCCACGTGAGATACGAAAGGAACAATAGCGGAAATAGCTCCACCCTTAGCGTCGGAAGGCGTGATGAATGAGGAGATGAATCCATTACGAGTGAAGTCTGCGGAACCACCGACACCATTCATAATGCGAGAACCAACAACATTGGTGGAGTTTACGTTTCCGTAAATATCTGCCTCGATCAAACCATTAGTAGCGATCAAGCCAAGACGACGCACCAACTCTGGGTGGTTAGAAATCTGCTGCGGACGCAAAATAATTTGCTTTGCATACCGCGATGCTTCATTATTCATGCGCTCTGCATACTCAGGTGACAAGGAGAAGGAAGTTGCAGAAGCCACAGTCATCTTACCTGCGTCGATAAGATCAACCATACCGTCCTGAATAACCTCAGTGTATGCCTTGATGTTCTCGAACTTGGAGTCCAACAAACCTGCCATCACAGCATTAGGCACATTACCTACACCAGACTGCATAATGTAGCCGTCATAGCTGAGGCGACCAGCTGCAACCTCACCCTCAAGGAAGTCAAGGAAGTGACCAGCAATCTGACGTGATTGGTCGTCGATAGGCTTGAATGGCGCATTGCGATCTGGGGCGTCTGTTTCTACCACAGCGATGACCTTGTCAAGATCAATGTCGATGGTGGTGGTACCAATGCGCTGCTCAGGTGCAGTCAATGGGATTGGCTGGCGATTAGGCAAGCGGTTAATGCGGTAAATATCCGCCATACCCTCTAGCTCCAAGGACTGCCAGGAGTTCACCTCGATAATGATTTTTTCTGCATTATCAAGGTATTCCACGTTATTACCAATTGAGGAAGAAGGAACAATGCTGCCATCTTCAGTAATGCGCACAGCCTCAACAATGGCAACATCCATCTTGCCGAAGAAACCCTGCTCTACATAAAGACCAGACTCAGATAGGTGGTAGTCAACATACTCACTCACGCCCTCGTTAATTTTGCTACGCAAAATTGGGTCAGACTGGTAAGGCATACGCAGGCCAATAGCATC harbors:
- a CDS encoding iron chelate uptake ABC transporter family permease subunit — encoded protein: MAKAVSVARTASSGPFHSAQARWRYWLILCAVFVVGVGCAAGLLAYKNPVEFGTRAFWLIAKHRLDGVIAMAIVAFCQGIATVAFQTVTNNRIVTPSIMGFESLYRAIHTTTIFLFGAVGFIQASTTGMFVLQIVLMVALSLLLYSWLLTSKHANIHAMLLIGVVIGGGLGSLSAFMQRLLTPSEFDLLTTRLFGSVTNADSEYYPIAIPLCLCAGVAIVLCSRKMNVLLLGREAATNLGVNHKRLSIFILVMVSILMAVSTALVGPMTFLGFLVATLTYQLAGSFDHRYIFPLAVALGFVILTGAYFVMNHIFYAQGTVSIIIEFVGGSVFLFVLLRRGRL
- a CDS encoding ABC transporter permease, producing MSTQPQLSPVSRASATPRGSGTFRTGGALFNWTLLLGIVAVAFLLLLSLLTGEYDIFSKGDGREIFLSIRIPRTVALVLSGAAMAMSGLVMQLITQNRFVEPTTTGTTEWAGLGLLFAMVFVPGSSILGKMVCAVIFSFIGTMVFFLFLRRISLRSSLVVPIIGIMLGAVVSSVSMFFALKTDTLQSLGVWFQGSFTSVYKGQYEVLWLVLAIVIAVFILADRLTIAGLGEDVATNVGLNYNRIVIIATGLIAIATGVVTVVVGSLPFLGLIVPNIVSMWRGDDVRSNLPWVCLAGIALITTCDLLARTIISPFEIPVSVILGVIGAVVFVVLIVRGARRG
- a CDS encoding siderophore ABC transporter substrate-binding protein — protein: MFTKFSKLAVVVATASIALTACSQGASDSAQEKSSEKTSNATSVAAENATLSITDNHGIVEIKTPVSRPVSTDNRTFEVLDQWGVKLVAAPKMLVPSTIPDYKNDDEILDIGSHKEPNLEVIVAAEPDLIINGQRFGRSYEQIKEMNPDTPIVELEPREGEPFADELKRQVTELGKIFDKEDEAQKLIEDFDKAVERAKKAYNGNDTVMAVNVSGGQIGYVAPSTGRVWGPVFDLLGLKPALEVPNASDNHKGDDISPETIAESNPDWIFVLDRDGAISKGKDGYTPALDVIKNNPALGNVAAIKDEKTVLAPEDTYTNESIITYTEILNSIADSFEAKK
- a CDS encoding class F sortase; the encoded protein is MNAQFVPEKSQKSKGILIALAAAVVVIIAVVSFIFLGKNTDSTSTQTSAASVSETTENFERPSAGYVDDSGAQQSLEAPAVGEAENVTTMSMMIAGAQAPIDFVQLTDTGTLLPPEDVSRLGWYSASAVPGSNANDGTTVITGHVNDASQGAGYAFQFTKLQLGDEISINVDGQERKFRVSIAPQHYLKGSEMPEVVNRDQGANQLVLITCGGRFVGGTLGYEDNIITVADPV
- a CDS encoding acetyl-CoA hydrolase/transferase family protein; the encoded protein is MSERIANAKLSSKVMTAQEAAQFVNNGDTVGMSGFTGAGYPKALPTAIAERAKEAHARGDEYKINVFTGASTAPDCDGVLAEADAIGLRMPYQSDPILRSKINEGVSEYVDYHLSESGLYVEQGFFGKMDVAIVEAVRITEDGSIVPSSSIGNNVEYLDNAEKIIIEVNSWQSLELEGMADIYRINRLPNRQPIPLTAPEQRIGTTTIDIDLDKVIAVVETDAPDRNAPFKPIDDQSRQIAGHFLDFLEGEVAAGRLSYDGYIMQSGVGNVPNAVMAGLLDSKFENIKAYTEVIQDGMVDLIDAGKMTVASATSFSLSPEYAERMNNEASRYAKQIILRPQQISNHPELVRRLGLIATNGLIEADIYGNVNSTNVVGSRIMNGVGGSADFTRNGFISSFITPSDAKGGAISAIVPFVSHVDHTEQDVKVIITEYGYADLRGLPPRRRAQKIIDIAHPDYRPLLQDYYDRALAYAQENKLMHTPHLLGEALSFHQRFQETGTMKK